The sequence TTGGAATCACGGTTGCCTCTGCGCGTATGTAAACCGCCAAGCGGGTATGGGCACAGGGGTTGCTTAGGCACTGCCCACTCGAAGCCATTCGCTGCGCTCGAGCAAGAACGAGCAATTCaaacgcacatatgtacatacaaacgtatctAAAGATATATATCTGAACACATGTTTGTCAATATTTAGCTTCTTGCTCACATTGGCAATAGGCGAGTGCCTTTTATGCTTAACCGGTTCTACTGGTTTGCCAGTGGGGTTCGTATTTGATGAGTGCGTGTGCTTGGACTGctggctgtgtgtgtgttggaAGAGCAACAACATCGAGTTGAGAGAGAGCGCGCACTGGGCAAGAGCTCGATTGGAGTGATGCTCTGGCACTTGGTGCGGCAGCGGTGCACGGTTGTGGATTATTCTGACAGCGACTGTCGTAGAGTGAACACCTTAATCGCGCGAACAGAGTTGTATCAAAATAAGAACAGAAGCGAACTTTGTAATAGACATGCTTCTGACTCGAGCGCTTTCGTGGATTACAAAATACTGTGTGCGACTGTAATTATCCGCCTAAAAAGACATGTGTTTACAGTAGCAGCCCGTTATGTTGCAGCTACATTAAAAAGTAAATCAAACAGTGTGAAGTGTTGAAACTATCAAACGAAAAAGTGAGATAAAATCTGTTCTAATAAAACCTAATTGGCTCACATTGGCCAATAgcagtgataaaaaaaaaaacaaaaaaaaaacaattgcttTTAAACTGTGCCTATAAATAATTTGGAATTGATCGCGACTTCGAACCACCAACTGCTAAGTTTGGGTTCTCCAGTAGCCGCGAAAAAACGTTTATATATGACTAAAATGATTCCGCCGCTGCCCACCTCAGCCGTTCTAATGCCTACGCCAAAGCAGAAGATCGGCTTTAGCATCGAATCGATTGTGGGCAATAATTCAGCAGTGTCGCCGACCCAAAGTGCCGTCGGCAGCAATGAGCTTTCTGGCGAGCAACTAAATGTTGCAAACACGACAAGTGCCCGTAGTGCACCCAGCTCCCCACCTCAAACCCCACCCGCAACATCTCACACATCTGCCGTCGCACATGGCCCGGGCGCGTCAGTTTTGTCAGCTCTGCCGCTAACGCCGCACTCACACCCACACGGTATTCATACACACTTGCCTCAACATTTGTCGCCCGCTCAGCAACACGCCCTTCAGCAACATCTACTGCTCCAACAtcaccaacagcagcaacaacaacaccaacagcaacagcaaatatCGCCCAACAGTAGTGCACCCATGCGGCAGGATATTCAAGATATTATTCAGCGCCTGCATAGCTCAGCAGCCGCTGCCGCCGCTGCCAATTTGAGCATACATTCTGCTAGCCCTTACAGTCCTTCGCCACTAGCACAAACCCGTCTCTCATCGCCTGAAGATGCGCCTGCTGTTCCACATATGTTGCACCTTAAACGTGAACGTTCACCATTGCCGCCGGCCGGTGAACAAGCTCAACATCCCGCCCAACGTCACCAGCCTAACCAGCAACACCCTCAACCACCGCACACACCACCCAAATCGGTCTCACCCTCGTCATCACATCCCTCATCTCCGCCCGCTATGCTGCCTGGAAGTCCTGCTGCGTTGCCCACAGCTACACAACAAGTTCCGCCACAACTGACAACGCCGCAATACTCGAAACCATCAACTGCGCTGGGTTCAGGCCCAGGCCCTATGCTTATGCCTGGAATGCCGCATGCTCCCGGTTTGGTGCGACCGTTTCCAGTCATTGGGCCTAGTGGTATTGTACCGCCTCCACAGCAAGGTATGCCCGATATAAAGGCGCTGCCGCCATATATCAATGCACCGCCGCCAGAATTACCTCCTCAGCATAATCCACACTTAATCGCCGCCGCACAATTTCAAATGGCCGCCGCCCTCCAGGCTGGCCACGTTTTGGGTGGAGGCTTACCTCCACATGCTGCGCCATTCATGACTAGCCCCGGCATGCCGCGCGACAGCTATCCACTGTATCCTTGGCTATTGAGCCGACATGGTCGCATATTTCCACACCGATTTCCAGGAAGTAagtatttgcaatttttactcaaattcaATTCAATGCAATTTTTCTATTCTCAATATACTCAATAGAGAAGAAATGTGCTAATACCGCTTTCTCTTGTTCTTTTCTTCAATCTAGATTTCTTGCTCCAGCCGTTCCGTAAACCAAAACGCATACGCACCGCATTCTCGCCCTCGCAGCTCCTGAAGCTCGAACACGCGTTCGAAAGCAACCAATATGTCGTTGGCGCTGAACGCAAGGCGCTCGCCCAGTCCCTCAATCTCTCCGAGACACAAGTGAAAGTGTGGTTCCAGAATCGCCGCACCAAACATAAGCGCATGCAACAAGAGGACGACAAAGGCGACGGCTCACATTCCGATCGCAGCCGCAATGCAGCCAGCTGCGATGAGGATGACGATGATGAGCTAATCGACATGGAAATGGACGATTGCCCAAGCGACGAGGAGCACGAGCTCGACACGAgccattgaaaaatatttggcttTCGATCGGAAATAAATAGCGAAACGAGTGTAAATAGCTGGAGCTCACAAGAGCTACGAGTAGAATGCATGGATATGAGAGTTCCTTAATTTATTATCAGAAGAATCATGAATTAttttgtgtgtgagtgtatgtgtgcgtcAGGCAAGGTGTAACGCGGCAAACGCCTTGCGGGCAAAcgacgaaaactatgtgatatAAACTTAAATTGTATGATTATAGGCAAATGATGAAACTTAATTAAGGGCGGTAAATAACAGGTATATAGTAAATACTTATAGTTAGTGCAAAGTGTTTGTAGAAACTAAATGTCGTTTTTAAGAAACCCAACAAgcgaatgtacatatgtatgtgtatgtattcaaTTACTTCAAGTATGAATAAGGCTCACCAGTGAACTAATAATAGAATCAAGTTAAAATTATGATTAGTGCGACGGTAGCTATCTTCTCTGGGACGTGCCAAATTTATGAGAGATGCCAGATTTTTATTTGGCAGGTGAATCGTTCGAAATATTCCCATCAAAATGATCGATCTctcaaatgaaacaaaaatgtactTACTTACTGTTTATGTACTTCTTAAGGGGCGGAGCGTTATTATACttgaaaactttatttattttattattttttatttgttttcgatTTCCACAACAAAAGTCTTAGTTGGTATTGTATTTAAGTGTAGAAAACAGCAgtttgtatattattatatagttTTAAGTACGGTAATTGAAAATGCAGAGAGAaaagagttaaaaaataaaaatctaaacaactagaaaatcagaaaatattataaaactgtCTTTCATTATACTTATACAAGgtatgttccaaagtaaacaggactataaaaaaataatagaacaaatggttttatcggcaaaatcaatttattttatttaaaata comes from Bactrocera dorsalis isolate Fly_Bdor unplaced genomic scaffold, ASM2337382v1 BdCtg010, whole genome shotgun sequence and encodes:
- the LOC105232583 gene encoding homeotic protein empty spiracles, whose protein sequence is MTKMIPPLPTSAVLMPTPKQKIGFSIESIVGNNSAVSPTQSAVGSNELSGEQLNVANTTSARSAPSSPPQTPPATSHTSAVAHGPGASVLSALPLTPHSHPHGIHTHLPQHLSPAQQHALQQHLLLQHHQQQQQQHQQQQQISPNSSAPMRQDIQDIIQRLHSSAAAAAAANLSIHSASPYSPSPLAQTRLSSPEDAPAVPHMLHLKRERSPLPPAGEQAQHPAQRHQPNQQHPQPPHTPPKSVSPSSSHPSSPPAMLPGSPAALPTATQQVPPQLTTPQYSKPSTALGSGPGPMLMPGMPHAPGLVRPFPVIGPSGIVPPPQQGMPDIKALPPYINAPPPELPPQHNPHLIAAAQFQMAAALQAGHVLGGGLPPHAAPFMTSPGMPRDSYPLYPWLLSRHGRIFPHRFPGNFLLQPFRKPKRIRTAFSPSQLLKLEHAFESNQYVVGAERKALAQSLNLSETQVKVWFQNRRTKHKRMQQEDDKGDGSHSDRSRNAASCDEDDDDELIDMEMDDCPSDEEHELDTSH